In Blautia wexlerae DSM 19850, a single window of DNA contains:
- a CDS encoding DUF3878 family protein, producing the protein MEDIMEDNFEKLNLLLEQEQCEFVDIPDGFTGQTESGELRLIYLMNDAVESFLVLKNARMTGNYVRDYEGEFEGSVEKADWDLCEAEYILVIHQGQNVFTVFFEDILLETQLYNYGELGHFWVKGYENLRIMEYQIAILRDKYEYLGEKYCTEYEGKLAMLRDFPPLNYLFYPAVPEKYIVPVDNPWEVTAEALAVMQELATEAGDEKLGKMLRRYEKNSDISNAKKIAGMLCRSSHLPVITLLGEKIREAASVYPDRDFGRKQNKYLHELMEKAERRKEELEAENVQTLIYREEPFIYDCDSISFQVYLMIVRKGVWKQKIMVEKI; encoded by the coding sequence ATGGAAGATATAATGGAAGACAATTTTGAAAAATTAAATCTGCTTCTGGAGCAGGAACAGTGTGAATTTGTGGATATTCCAGATGGTTTTACCGGACAGACGGAGAGTGGAGAATTACGACTGATCTATTTGATGAATGATGCGGTGGAGAGTTTTCTGGTTCTGAAAAATGCCAGGATGACGGGAAATTATGTCAGGGATTATGAAGGAGAGTTTGAGGGCTCTGTAGAGAAAGCGGACTGGGATTTATGTGAAGCAGAGTATATTCTGGTGATTCATCAGGGGCAGAATGTGTTTACTGTATTCTTTGAAGATATTTTGCTGGAAACACAGTTGTATAATTATGGAGAGCTGGGACATTTCTGGGTGAAGGGTTATGAAAATCTCAGGATAATGGAGTATCAGATTGCCATATTGCGTGATAAATATGAGTATCTGGGAGAAAAATATTGCACTGAGTATGAAGGAAAGCTGGCAATGCTGCGTGATTTCCCACCGTTAAATTATCTTTTTTATCCGGCAGTACCGGAGAAGTATATTGTTCCGGTGGACAATCCATGGGAGGTAACGGCGGAAGCACTGGCAGTTATGCAGGAACTGGCAACGGAAGCAGGAGATGAAAAACTGGGAAAAATGCTCAGGCGTTATGAAAAAAATTCGGATATATCAAATGCCAAAAAGATAGCCGGAATGCTTTGCAGGAGCAGTCATTTACCGGTGATTACTCTGCTGGGAGAAAAAATCAGGGAAGCAGCATCGGTCTATCCGGACAGAGATTTTGGCAGAAAACAGAATAAATATCTGCATGAACTGATGGAAAAAGCGGAACGAAGAAAAGAAGAATTGGAAGCAGAGAATGTTCAGACTCTGATCTACAGAGAAGAACCTTTCATTTATGACTGTGATTCCATATCGTTTCAGGTATATCTTATGATTGTGAGAAAAGGTGTATGGAAGCAGAAAATAATGGTTGAGAAAATATAA
- a CDS encoding type II toxin-antitoxin system RelE/ParE family toxin has product MTQVQILPPAAKFLKKLKDKKLKSLYKEAIEMICEDYSIGEEKTGDLAGMYGYDIYYNKTNYELAYRVRQLDDLIIIVIMAGTRENFYEELKRYIRTI; this is encoded by the coding sequence ATGACACAGGTACAGATCCTTCCACCTGCAGCAAAATTTCTGAAAAAACTTAAAGATAAAAAGCTGAAATCTCTGTACAAAGAAGCTATTGAAATGATATGTGAAGATTATTCCATCGGCGAAGAAAAGACAGGTGATCTGGCAGGAATGTACGGTTATGACATTTATTATAATAAAACTAATTATGAACTGGCATATCGGGTGAGACAGCTTGATGATTTGATAATCATCGTTATCATGGCCGGAACCAGAGAAAATTTTTACGAAGAGTTAAAACGTTATATACGCACTATATAA
- a CDS encoding AbrB family transcriptional regulator produces MATATIPLKGSASMESKKVSISSKRQITIPQKFFTLLGFNTEAECIMRGNELVLRPVKENTSGEFAEQILADLIRQGYSGEELLEKFKQTQRKIRPAVEAMLAEADRVAESKSGGYSLEDVFGTEDEK; encoded by the coding sequence ATGGCAACAGCAACAATCCCATTGAAAGGCAGCGCATCCATGGAATCAAAAAAAGTCAGTATTTCATCTAAACGCCAGATTACTATCCCGCAGAAATTTTTTACGCTTCTGGGTTTTAATACGGAAGCAGAATGTATCATGCGTGGAAACGAACTGGTTTTACGCCCCGTTAAAGAAAATACCAGTGGTGAATTTGCCGAACAGATTCTTGCCGATCTGATCAGACAAGGATATAGCGGTGAAGAATTACTTGAGAAATTTAAACAGACACAGCGAAAAATCCGTCCAGCAGTTGAAGCAATGCTTGCCGAAGCAGACCGGGTCGCAGAATCTAAATCAGGAGGATACTCCTTAGAGGATGTTTTCGGAACGGAGGATGAAAAATGA